One stretch of Astatotilapia calliptera chromosome 3, fAstCal1.2, whole genome shotgun sequence DNA includes these proteins:
- the LOC113019553 gene encoding lipocalin-like, with translation MASLRALLGVVLCSLMVSASEILPQADFDLQAGAGKWYLTGMCSNSKWFVCRKASIKSGTVTLEPTEDGGFKASFSFPTDNCLKIDMVASKTDVPGKFTYSIPFKGLATEMRVVDGKPDEYCLNHYINTGRNGTYVENKLYGRSLDLSAEVKEKFNQLCLQSGILPENIVHLPKTEECPQECFA, from the exons ATGGCTTCACTTCGTGCCCTTCTGGGAGTGGTACTGTGCTCCCTCATGGTTTCTGCTTCTGAAATCCTACCTCAGGCGGACTTTGATTTACAGGCG GGTGCAGGTAAGTGGTACTTGACTGGAATGTGCTCTAATTCCAAGTGGTTCGTCTGTCGCAAAGCCAGTATTAAGTCTGGCACGGTCACGCTTGAGCCAACTGAAGATGGGGGTTTTAAGGCGTCTTTCTCATTTCCTAC CGATAACTGTTTGAAAATAGACATGGTGGCATCCAAGACTGACGTGCCTGGAAAATTCACATACAGCATTCCCT TCAAGGGGTTAGCGACTGAAATGCGTGTGGTCGATGGGAAGCCTGACGAGTACTGCTTGAATCATTACATCAACACCGGACGGAATGGAACCTATGTTGAAAACAAATTATATG GACGTAGTCTGGACCTCAGCGCTGAGGTGAAGGAGAAGTTCAACCAGCTCTGCTTGCAGTCCGGCATCCTTCCTGAAAATATTGTTCATCTTCCTAAAACCG AGGAGTGTCCGCAGGAGTGTTTTGCCTGA
- the LOC113019551 gene encoding CD276 antigen homolog — translation MLPFLILLSLNPLISAAQDIKTITARLGEKVTLPCQAPNSNNLAGVEWSRQDLEPEYVLLLRDGHIVPEDQQPSFKDRVELQDQQMKNGDVSLILEKVKAADNGTYECRILTHGGERRKRAVKTISSINLSVVDPPGQTGENPDDGGGKIGSVGPAAILSVSAVLLVAAVVGLVIYRKHKQQQSQESYQPPAEQPLV, via the exons atgctGCCCTTCCTGATTCTTCTGTCTCTAAACCCACTGATTTCTGCCGCACAAG acatAAAAACCATCACAGCTAGGCTTGGAGAAAAAGTCACTCTGCCATGTCAAGCTCCAAACAGCAACAACCTCGCAGGTGTGGAGTGGAGCAGACAGGACCTGGAGCCAGAATATGTTCTTTTGCTCCGAGACGGGCACATTGTTCCAGAAGACCAGCAACCATCTTTTAAAGACCGGGTGGAACTCCAGGACCAACAGATGAAaaatggagacgtgtctttgattctggaGAAAGTGAAAGCTGCAGATAATGGAACATACGAGTGCCGCATCCTCACGCATGGGGGAGAACGGAGAAAGAGAGCTGTGAAAACCATCAGCAGCATAAACCTGAGTgttgttgatcctccag gtcagacaggagAAAACCCAGACGATGGAGGAGGGAAGATTGGATCTGTTGGACCTGCAGCTATTCTGTCAGTTTCTGCTGTGcttcttgttgctgctgttgttggccTTGTGATctacagaaaacataaacaacagcagagCCAGGAATCATACCAGCCTCCAGCTGAACAACCGCTTGTCTGA